ACGCCGTCTCCAGGATGCAGCCAAGCTCTCTCGTGTGAACCAGATCGTCATCGAGCGCGACTATGCGCAGAGCTATGTGCTCCTCGGCATCGGTGAAAGCGAAGCCCTGGGCGAAACGTTCGTCTTCAAGGGCGGTACCGCGCTCAAGAAGATTCACTTCGGATCGTACAGGTTTTCCGATGACCTCGACTTCTCAGCGATCGACGGCCCACGCAGCGATGATCTCGAAGGCGCGATCCGCAAGGCCATCGCACGCGCCGAGGCTGCCGTACGCAAGATCGCGCCGCTCACGTTCACGGTCGAGCGGTACGAAGAGCGCGATCCACATCCTGGCGGACAGGAAGCCTTCATCGTTCGCGCGCAGTTTCCCTGGCAGCGCCAACCGATGGTTCCGGTCAAGATCGAGGTGACCCACGACGAGCCGGTGCTGCTTGCCTCTGATCGCCAGTCTATTCACCACGGCTATGAAGAGACCATCGACGCGAACCTGCGAGCCTACAGCCTCGAAGAGATCGGTGCCGAGAAGCTGCGCTCGACCCAGCAGACGCTGGCGAAACTGACAGCGCGTGGCTGGACCCGACCGCGCGCACGGGACTACTACGACCTCTGGCACTTGGTCCGCGCGCCCGAAGACCGCTTGAGCTGGGAGCGCGTCTCGGCTGTGCTGCCGCAAAAGTGTGGCGTGCGCGACGTCCATCTCACGTCAGTCGAGCAAGTGTTCGAAGCGCGACTCGTCGAAGAGGTTCGCGCTACATGGGAGCGCACCCTCGGGCCGTTCGTGCCCGAGCTGCCCAACGTCGAAACCGCGCTCGCCGATCTGCAAGAACGTTTGTCAGCGCTCCTTC
This sequence is a window from Pseudomonadota bacterium. Protein-coding genes within it:
- a CDS encoding nucleotidyl transferase AbiEii/AbiGii toxin family protein; this encodes MRALRRRLQDAAKLSRVNQIVIERDYAQSYVLLGIGESEALGETFVFKGGTALKKIHFGSYRFSDDLDFSAIDGPRSDDLEGAIRKAIARAEAAVRKIAPLTFTVERYEERDPHPGGQEAFIVRAQFPWQRQPMVPVKIEVTHDEPVLLASDRQSIHHGYEETIDANLRAYSLEEIGAEKLRSTQQTLAKLTARGWTRPRARDYYDLWHLVRAPEDRLSWERVSAVLPQKCGVRDVHLTSVEQVFEARLVEEVRATWERTLGPFVPELPNVETALADLQERLSALLRF